A genomic window from Arthrobacter globiformis includes:
- a CDS encoding MerR family transcriptional regulator: MANQHSSGRGLYAISVVAELLGTGQQNIRLYERRGLLTPERTEGGTRQYSESDLAVLRRIGELLDEGLNLAGVAKVLELEMDNARLRRQLKRARSARPNEDSM; this comes from the coding sequence ATGGCAAACCAACACAGCAGCGGGCGCGGACTGTACGCCATTTCGGTGGTTGCGGAACTCCTGGGGACGGGCCAGCAAAACATCCGGCTGTATGAACGCCGCGGCCTGCTGACCCCGGAACGGACCGAGGGAGGCACCCGCCAGTACAGTGAATCCGACCTCGCCGTCCTGCGCCGGATCGGAGAGCTCCTGGATGAGGGGCTCAACCTGGCGGGCGTGGCCAAGGTGCTGGAACTGGAAATGGACAACGCCCGACTCCGGCGCCAGCTAAAGCGCGCCCGCAGCGCCCGCCCGAACGAGGACAGCATGTAA
- a CDS encoding Hsp20/alpha crystallin family protein yields the protein MLIRTDPFRELDRLTQQVFGTAARPAAMPMDAWQEDGEFVVAFDLPGISPDDVDLNVERNVLTVRAERRDATQPNVELVVSERPRGVFSRQLILGDTLDADNIKASYDVGVLTLRIPVAEQAKPRKIEIESKGQQHQIET from the coding sequence ATGCTAATCCGTACTGACCCGTTCCGTGAGCTGGACCGGCTCACCCAGCAGGTCTTCGGAACAGCAGCCCGTCCGGCGGCCATGCCGATGGACGCGTGGCAGGAAGACGGGGAATTCGTCGTGGCATTTGACCTGCCCGGGATCTCGCCCGACGACGTGGATCTGAACGTTGAACGGAACGTCCTCACCGTCCGGGCAGAGCGCCGGGACGCTACCCAGCCCAACGTCGAACTAGTGGTCTCCGAACGGCCCCGCGGCGTCTTCAGCCGCCAGCTCATCCTTGGCGACACCCTGGACGCGGACAACATCAAGGCCAGCTACGACGTCGGCGTGCTGACACTGCGGATCCCCGTGGCGGAACAGGCAAAGCCGCGGAAGATCGAGATCGAAAGCAAAGGCCAGCAGCACCAGATCGAGACGTAG
- a CDS encoding J domain-containing protein, giving the protein MMTRPVPDYYAVLHVSRGASPQEIARAYRALMRRHHPDVADPDVSGGEAAPAELQLIMQAFAVLRDPKRRHAYDREASRAGPAVPSAERNRPQERADANGQDTRRSTGKWNGSSPQDIPVRVVRRREPPLRATPVRWESGPRA; this is encoded by the coding sequence ATGATGACCAGACCTGTCCCGGACTACTACGCGGTCCTGCACGTTTCCCGTGGCGCATCGCCACAGGAAATCGCGCGCGCCTACCGCGCCCTCATGCGCCGGCACCACCCCGATGTTGCCGACCCCGATGTTTCCGGCGGAGAGGCCGCGCCCGCCGAACTCCAGCTGATCATGCAGGCCTTCGCCGTGCTCCGTGACCCCAAGCGCCGCCACGCCTACGACCGCGAGGCCTCCCGCGCCGGGCCCGCAGTTCCATCTGCGGAGCGAAACCGGCCGCAAGAACGTGCTGACGCGAACGGCCAGGACACCCGCCGGAGCACCGGAAAGTGGAACGGCAGCAGTCCGCAAGATATTCCGGTCCGCGTGGTCCGGCGCCGGGAGCCGCCACTGCGCGCCACACCCGTCCGGTGGGAGAGCGGACCGCGAGCGTAA